The Glycine soja cultivar W05 chromosome 15, ASM419377v2, whole genome shotgun sequence region TTGCAAATATACCCTTAGCAGCAGAAGCCAAACGACGTCGTTGTACGGGTTTATCCGTTAACCCTTCCTCCCTAGTTTCTAACTTGCTGAAAATTGAAGCTGCACGCCGATGCATGGAAACCTCTCTCTTATATACGTTAGGACCAAACCCAACTGATTCCATAAACCGGAGGATTTCCGCTTTGCCCAGGCCAAGTTTCCCTACTGAAAAAGCTAGCCGACGCCGACGGAGTCACGCGAGGAAGCCGCGTCTGAGCGAAAGATGAAGAGAGCGTTCCGGCGGCTATCTTCCTTCACGCGCCTTCTCCACTCGCGCCCTCCCCCACGCGCCCCCCTCGCCCTCAACAGAATCCTCGCCTCCCTCGCGAAGGCGAAGCGCTTCCCCGCCGCGATTTTCCTTTGCGCCCAAACGGAGTCTCGCGCCAGGAGCGTCGCCCCCTGCCACGTCACCCTCACCATCCTCATCAACTGCTTCTGCCACGTCGGCAAGGTCGCTCTCGCCTTCTCCGTCTTCGGGAAGCTTCTCAAGCGCGGTCTCCCGTACGACGTCGTCACGGTCAACACCCTCATCAACGGCATCTGCCTCAACGGCGCCGTTTCCACCgcgctcaaatttcacgacgaaaTGCTCGCGGATGGATTCGAATTCAACGAAATCACCTACGGGACTTTAATTAACGGACTCTGTGATGCAGGAAAAACAAAAGTCGCTGTTAGATTGTTGAGGATGATACAACATTGTGTTTTTAATGTTAAACCCAATGTGGTTATGTATAGTAGAATTATTGAAGCTTTGTGTAAGGAAGGATTAGTGAATGAAGCTTGTGAGTGGTACTATGAAATGGTTGGTAACAATGTTGAGCCTACTGTTTTCACTTTTAGGCCTCTCGTGAGAGCGTTGTGTGTCGCGGGATGGTTGAACGAGGCGGTTTGGATGGTGGAGGAGATGATTTCGAAGGGTATTTATGTTGATCTTTATGTGTTTAGTGTTTTGATTGATGGGTTGTGTAAGAAGGGGATGGTGGGGGAGGCACGGGAGGTGTTTGATGAAATGATTAAGAGAGGCTGTGGGGTTAGTGTTGTTGCATGCTCGTCCTTGATGGTGGGGTATTGTTTGAAGAACGAAGTGGACGAGGCGAGGAGGTTGTTTGACGCGGTTGTGGGACGACCGGACGTTTGGAGTTATAATGTTTTGATTAACGGGTATTGCAAGGTTAGGAGATTGGATGATGCCATGAAGTTGTTCTATGAAATGTGGGGGAAGAATGTGGTTCCGAATCTTGTGACTTACAATTTGTTGGTTGATTGTGTTTGTAAATGCGGGAGGGTGGCGATTGCTTGGAAGGTTGTTAAGGCGATGTGTGAGAGTGGTGTGGCGCCAGACGTTGTTACTTATAGTATCTTATTGGATGGTTTGTGTAAAGAGCAACATCTTGACCTGGCGGTTGTGTTGTTTAACCAGCTGATTAAGAGGGGCGTGGCGCTTGATGTTTGGAGTTATAGTATATTGATTGATGGGTGTTGCAAGAATCAGAGGATAGGTGAGGCCATGaatttcttgaaagaaatgcattTAAGGAATTTGGTTCCTCATATTGTGACTTACACTTCTCTTATTGATGGCTTGTGCAAATCTGGGAGGCTGTCGTCTGCGTGGAGGCTTCTCAATGAGATGCACAATAATGGTCCACCCCCCGATGTTGTTGCTTACAGTACCCTGTTGCATGCTTTATGCAAAAGTGAACATTTCGACCAAGCAATTTTATTGTTTAACCAAATGATCAGGAGGGGTTTGGCACCTGATGTTTGGAGTTATACCATCTTGATTAATGGACTGTGCAAGAGTGAAAGGATAGACGAGGCCGTTAATCTCTTTAAAGACATGCATCTAAAAAATTTGGTTCCTGATACCATAACTTACATTTCTCTTGTTGATGCCTTGTGCAGATCTGGGAGATTCTCTTACGTGTGGCAGCTTGTTAATGAGATGCATGGCAATGCTCCACCCCTGGATGTTATCAATTACATTGATGCACTTTGCAGAAACCAGCATCTTGACAGCAAGTGCCTTGCTTCAGCGTATTGTTGACAAGAGTCTATTAATATGTTCACGCTTAACTATACTTACCGATGGTTTGTATGAAGTTGGAACAATTAATACTGCACTGTATTTTCCAAGCATCTTTTAATTAAAGGATGTTGTCAGCATGCCCAAAAATATACCACTATGATCAATGGACTTTGTGAGAAGATAGATTGATTGATGAACAATGAGCTTGCTTTAAAAGCTGCAAAATTTCTAACTCTTCTGGAAAACAACACAAGATTGATAAGATGAGAAACTCTTCATGAAGTGGTCACTAGATAGAATTCTTGTAAGGTgatagaacaaggttagttacTTTAGTTTTGATTTCAATTATACTTTTGAGATGTTGGTCCCATTTTTATAGACTTCTTTACTCTACCAATcgaaagttgatttttttttttaaaaaaaaatttgattgcaGATGTTGTGACTGAATTCATTGAAGGTCTTGTGGAGACATATCCTGGACTACAGTATTTAGATGGCTTTCCTCAGGTGATTACACAGACACATGCATAACTTGTGCAATATTTGTGAGAGTTGATGAAGGCAGTTTTTTTGCTTGAATGTAGGTGAAGGTTGTCTTACGTGCAGATGTTTCAGCTGCAACATATGATGAAGTTGCAATCATATCAGGTGTGCGaccatgcataggatactttaaTATTGCTTTACAGTTCATTTTTTCAGGAGTTGTGCCATTAGGATTCTGTTCAAAGTTTGTAAGAATTGTGATgcctagaaaatattttttttaaaaaaaagttgtaagagGAAGGAATAGGATATGAAAATGGTGTGTGGAAATATGATATTTCACCCTATGAAACttgtataaaatgaaatttcttAGAATGATTTTGCAACTTTATTTGTTCAATTTAATTGCGTACATAGGTTTATTGACAAATTGTGTACATTCATATTTTATGTTACAGGGGGAGGAATTGGCCATGAGCCTGCCCATGCTGGATTTGTGGGAGAAGGAATGCTTACTGCAGCAATTTGTGGTGATATATTTTCTTCTCCACCTGTTGACACAATTCTAGCTGTATGCTTCATGTTATTAGAATTGATATTCATGTCAccttttcatttataaacacaatgctctctctttttcttctgatACCACCTATATATTTGGAAATTTAGGGGATACGAGCTGTGACTGGTCCTAAGGGATGTCTTTTGGTTGTAaaggtatttttctttctttctttagcaTTTTGCCATCCTAAGTACAGCTTTTTGCATTGCTCTTTCATATAagtatgcatatttttttttttgaacggccaaaagtatcatatattataaaaggatagtaccagaggtactacaaAAATACAGATAGAAAGCCATAGGCTGAGGTTGGAAAGTAAAAGCTACAAAAGCTTCCCCAACTAGAACCTTACAAAAACCACCCATCCTTCCCAGATTAGGAAAAGGCGAAGGACATAGATGATGACCATTGTTGAAACGGAATGGCAAAGTCCTTTTCCCACCCCCTCAACCAAGACCAGGTGAGAAAAATTGCATCATCCACCAACTTAGAAATAACGAactgttgatttttaaaaatcatggcATTCCTATAGTTCCAAATAGAAACTGTAGCTGCTACCCACCAAACCTTCCACTTTCTATTAATAGCTTGCGAAGCAGCCAAAGAGAGGTGCTGAGTGAAGTGGTCCACCGGCCTGCAATGCATGACTCTAGCTTCCTTGACCCAAGAGGTAAATTCCCACCAGTGGCATAATCTTtttgcaagaaaagaaaagatgagaGGCAGATTCCACTTGGCTTTGGCAAAAGGTGCAGAGGTCACTATCAAGAGCGACTTGCCATCTAGATAAGTTTTCCTTAGTCGGAAGTCTATCCCAAAGGAGTCTCCAAGCAAAGGATAGAGCTTTCGGAGGAGCGTTTATATCCCATAACTGACTGAAGGCATGATTCTGATATGCTGTTGATTGGGCATCTCTAATATAATGATAAGCACTGGATGTAGTAAAGGTTCCTTTTGGATCAGCACCCCATACCCACTGGTCCTTCAAAGCTGCATTAGGAGATAAGGCTGAAACCTGGTCGATAAAGTCTGAAGCACTACCCAACTCGTGATCGAAAAGGCTGAAACCTGGTCGATATAAGTATGCATATTAGATGTCCTACACATGCAACATGTTATCTGCCGTGGTCAGGATCATAAACAGTGAAAAGATTTATaagcttattttttattataataatatataatatcatgtgccaaaaaaattaaaaaaacttaacatCTTGTGAAATGAACTTGAAGCTGTGAGTAGCATATAAGAATGTGTGGCTTTTGCACTAGTACGGTCAGTTCATAATGAGTCATTAGGATTTGCTTTTGTTTCTGGATTCATAGTGTTCGAATTTGGGTGTTGATAGAACTATACTGGTGATCGTTTGAACTTTGGTTTGGCTGCCAAGATAGCAAAATCTGAAGGGTATAAAGTAAAGGTATGTCTAGCTGGCTAGTGTTTTCTTATTgtactttaaataattaaatattcagtATGTAGGTAAAGTATGACATGTATTTTGC contains the following coding sequences:
- the LOC114387859 gene encoding putative pentatricopeptide repeat-containing protein At1g12700, mitochondrial, which gives rise to MKRAFRRLSSFTRLLHSRPPPRAPLALNRILASLAKAKRFPAAIFLCAQTESRARSVAPCHVTLTILINCFCHVGKVALAFSVFGKLLKRGLPYDVVTVNTLINGICLNGAVSTALKFHDEMLADGFEFNEITYGTLINGLCDAGKTKVAVRLLRMIQHCVFNVKPNVVMYSRIIEALCKEGLVNEACEWYYEMVGNNVEPTVFTFRPLVRALCVAGWLNEAVWMVEEMISKGIYVDLYVFSVLIDGLCKKGMVGEAREVFDEMIKRGCGVSVVACSSLMVGYCLKNEVDEARRLFDAVVGRPDVWSYNVLINGYCKVRRLDDAMKLFYEMWGKNVVPNLVTYNLLVDCVCKCGRVAIAWKVVKAMCESGVAPDVVTYSILLDGLCKEQHLDLAVVLFNQLIKRGVALDVWSYSILIDGCCKNQRIGCRLRGGFSMRCTIMVHPPMLLLTVPCCMLYAKVNISTKQFYCLTK